In a single window of the Littorina saxatilis isolate snail1 linkage group LG5, US_GU_Lsax_2.0, whole genome shotgun sequence genome:
- the LOC138967839 gene encoding uncharacterized protein has protein sequence MPPRRKVTTFNKARAIAWQQDGVSKQEVGRRLGVSHSVVFRLHQKFQATNSVLERPRSGRPKKTTQREDRFIRRQALQQRGTTANIIRGQLRVATNTNVSTKTIRKRLHS, from the coding sequence atgcctcccagacgaaaggtgaccaccttcaacaaagcccgggcCATCGCATGGCAGCAAGACGGCGTAAGCAAGCAAGAAGTGGGAAGACGACTTGGAGTGTCCCATTCTGTCGTGTTCAGGCTGCATCAGAAGTTCCAGGCCACCAACAgcgttctggagaggcccaggtcagGACGGCCTAAGAAGACAACACAGCGTGAAGATCGCTTCATCAGAAGACAAGCTCTGCAGCAGCGAGGCACCACTGCAAACATCATCAGGGGCCAGCTGAGGGTGGCAACAAACACCAACGTCAGCACGAAAACCATCCGCAAACGCCTACATTCATAG